Proteins encoded by one window of Mauremys mutica isolate MM-2020 ecotype Southern chromosome 25, ASM2049712v1, whole genome shotgun sequence:
- the LOC123356475 gene encoding aquaporin-5-like, whose amino-acid sequence MELPRAPCRAWDVCLLKALLAEFMGTGIFLFAGLASITPWTQPAVDPGNPGITAQSQSSGAGSEPSGTVSSAVAATPSLGDVGTQASCSLASPNPLHVSLAFGSSVALMSYCALPLSGGHLNPAVTVSMLVAGKVRPAWAVCYILAQLLGGIAASAALYGLTPEHARGQMGVNKLAPGVSLLQALGIEVIVSFQLVLCILATSGSKRDPSKGGHLVIGLSVMLGHLVAIGYTGCSMNPARSLGPALITFEFANHWVFWLGPLGGALAAAVLDELVLAPTGSGFRQRLTRLQEGPKAEHKLQSKAESTPQEMGLSEAP is encoded by the exons ATGGAGCTGCCCCGGGCGCCCTGCAGAGCTTGGGACGTTTGTCTCCTCAAAGCTTTGCTGGCTGAGTTTATGGGCACCGGGATCTTTCTCTTCGCCGGCTTGGCCTCCATCACTCCTTGGACTCAGCCTGCAGTTGACCCAGGGAATCCAGGCATCACTGCCCAGAGCCAGTCCTCCGGGGCTGGTTCTGAGCCGAGCGGTACCGTGTCCTCAGCCGTTGctgccacccccagcctgggggacGTGGGGACGCAGGCTTCTTGCAGCTTGGCCTCCCCCAACCCGCTCCACGTGTCGCTGGCCTTCGGGAGCTCGGTGGCTCTCATGTCCTACTGTGCCTTGCCCCTGAGCGGCGGCCACCTGAACCCGGCAGTGACCGTCTCCATGCTGGTGGCTGGGAAAGTGAGGCCAGCCTGGGCCGTGTGCTACATCCTGGCACAGCTGCTCGGGGGCATCGCCGCCTCGGCTGCCCTCTACGGGCTGACTCCAGAACACGCCCGGGGGCAGATGGGTGTCAACAAG CTGGCTCCGGGGGTCTCGCTCCTGCAAGCCCTCGGCATAGAGGTGATCGTCTCCTTCCAGCTGGTCCTCTGCATCCTCGCCACGTCCGGGAGCAAGAGAGACCCTTCCAAGGGTGGGCACCTGGTCATCGGGCTCTCTGTCATGCTGGGGCACCTGGTTGCA ATCGGTTACACCGGATGCAGCATGAATCCCGCCCGGTCACTGGGCCCCGCTTTGATTACTTTTGAATTTGCGAATCACTGG GTTTTCTGGCTGGGCCCGCTTGGCGGGGCTCTGGCCGCGGCCGTTCTCGACGAGCTGGTGCTGGCCCCGACAGGCAGCGGTTTCCGCCAGCGGCTGACCAGGCTGCAGGAGGGACCAAAGGCTGAGCACAAGCTGCAATCCAAGGCTGAGAGCACCCCCCAAGAGATGGGATTGAGCGAGGCGCCCTGA